GAGAACGACTTCGGGCTCGCCCGGAACTCCATGCTCCTTCATGAGCGTCGGTGTGCGCGTCGTCGTTGACACTCTCGGCAAATCCCCCAGATGCGAAGACTGTGATCAACCATCTGAAAACCGTGTCGCCGCACGACTTCGGCTTGGATGGTCTCCAATTGCTGGCTGAAGAACTCCGTGATCCCGCCGCACTCCAGACAAATCAGATGATCGTGATGCTGCTCATTGAGTCCCAGCTCATAATGCGTGTAGCGATCTCCCAGTTGCATGGAGCGCGCGATCCCGCACTCGGTGAGCAGCTTGAGCGTGCGATAAACCGTCGTGAAGCCGATGCTGGGATCGCGTTCTCGGACCTTGCGATAGAGATCTTCGCTTGTGATGTGCTTCTCGCTCTCCAGGAACGTCTCCAGGATGAGGTCGCGCTGTGTCGTTCGCTTCAATCCTTTGCGCCGCAAGTATTCGTGGAAGAGCTGCTTCTCCGGGCGCTCTTGGGACGAAGGGGTCGTCGTCTTCGCACGCGACGTTTCCTTCTTCTCGACCATCGGCGATCTCCTCGCTCCGCTATTCTACCACATCCATCGCCTCCGTCCTTCGCCTTTCGCGGAATTCGTCAAAGGAGTTTCCGCTTGGCTTCCTGCAACCAACGTTTCGCCTCTTCCGGAGAGAGTCGATCTACGTCGAGGGCGCGCAGTTCATCCAACAACGACCGTTGGATAGCCTCAAAGAGCGTCGGCTGTCGCTTCCAGCCCTGGTGCCCGGGCAGATGCTCGGCCAATCGCGGCCGTCCCATCGGATCTAACTCGTTCGCCTCCAGGTTCTCCAAGATCTCTCTCGCGCGCGCGACGACTGAGCGCGGCAACCCCGCCAGGCGCGCGACCTCGATCCCATAGGATTTGTTCGCGCTCCCCTCGACGACCTTGTGCAAGAAGAGGATCTCCCCCTTGGATTCCTTGACCAAGACCTGATAGTTCCGCACGCCCGGTAAGACGCGCGCCAGTTCCGTCAGCTCATGATAGTGCGTCGCGAACAACGTCTTGGCCGCATGATTGGCGTTGTTGTGGAGATACTCGGCCACGGCCCAAGCGATCGAGAGACCGTCGAAAGTAGCCGTGCCACGCCCCACTTCGTCCAGCAACACGAGACTGCGCGGCGTAGCCGTGTTCAAGATCTTCGCCGTCTCGATCATTTCTGTCATGAACGTGGAGCGTCCTCGGGCCACGCTATCGGAGGACCCCACCCGCGTGAAGATGCGATCCACGATGCCCAAGCGGGCTTCTTCGGCAGGGACGAACGATCCCATCTGTGCCATGAGGCAAATGAGGGCTGTCTGCCGCAGGTAAACGCTCTTGCCGCCCATGTTCGGCCCAGTGATGATGAGGAGCCGATCGGTGGTGTTGTTCATGTAGAGATCGTTCGGCACGAAGCGCCCGAGCTGCACCTCGACGACCGGATGGCGCCCGGCGCGGATGTATAACTCGTCCCCTTCGGTGAGAACGGGGCGCCGATAGTTGCGGCGGACGGCGGTCTCGGCCAAGGCGGCCAATACATCCAGATGGGCGAGCGCGCGGGCCGTGGCTTGAATGCGTCGCGTGGCGCGCGCCACTTCCTGGCGCAGTTCGTGAAACAACTC
The genomic region above belongs to Blastocatellia bacterium and contains:
- a CDS encoding transcriptional repressor encodes the protein MVEKKETSRAKTTTPSSQERPEKQLFHEYLRRKGLKRTTQRDLILETFLESEKHITSEDLYRKVRERDPSIGFTTVYRTLKLLTECGIARSMQLGDRYTHYELGLNEQHHDHLICLECGGITEFFSQQLETIQAEVVRRHGFQMVDHSLRIWGICRECQRRRAHRRS